A segment of the Fibrobacter succinogenes subsp. succinogenes S85 genome:
TGACTTCGCAATGCAAGTCGTCGCCTTCACGGCTGAAGAAATCGTCCGGTTTTTCGGCAATCACGACGAGCAAGTCGCCGCAAGCGCCACCGCGCGGACCGCAGTTGCCTTCGCCACGGAGGTTCAGGTACTGGCCTTCGCTTACGCCCGCCGGAATCTTGATGGAAATCTCTTCGGTTTCCTGTACGCGGCCCTCGCCGTGGCAATGTGAGCACGGATTAGCGATTACTTCGCCCATGCCACTGCAAGTGGGGCAGACGCTTTCGGAAACCATCTGGAAAAATCCGCCGGACACACGACGTACACGACCCGTGCCATGGCAGGTATCGCAAGTTTTGACGTTCGTACCGCCCTTGCCGTTACATTCCGTACACGGCGTATAGCGTTTTAAGCGAACCTTCTTGGTGCAGCCTTCGAAAATTTCCTTGTAGCTAAGAGCCACTTTAATCTGCAAGTCATTACCACGCGGAGGACCTGCCTTGCGAGAACTTCTGCGGCCACCGCCACCGAAACCAAAGCCACCACCAAAGATATCGCCAAACTGGCTGAAGATATCGTTGATGTCGAATCCGGCACCACCGAATCCACCACCGCCAAAACCGCCACCAGGAGCATTAAAACCAAACTGGTCGTAGTTCTTGCGCTTTTCAGGATTAGAGAGTACGTCGTAAGCTTCGGCAGCTTCCTTGAACTTTTCTTCAGCTTCCTTGTCGCCCGGGTTCTTGTCCGGATGGTACTTGATAGCAAGCTTCTTATAAGCGTGCTTGATTTCATCAGCACTTGCGTCCTTGCCGACGCCCAAAACTTCGTAATAATCTCGTTTTTCAGCCATTTTGCCCTCCGGGCAAACTCATCATATAAAAAAATCAAAAATCGTTATTTTACAACAAAAGGATTGCCCCCTTTTGAGAGGCGAATCCTATTTGTTTTTTGAAGGTTGAAATTAGTCAACCACTTCAGCGTCGACGACTTCCGGACCATCGCCCTTCTTGTCGTTCTTCGGCTGTTCAGAAGCACCCGGCTGCGGACCCGGCTGAGCCTGGTTTGCACCGGCGGCCTGAGCCATGGAGCTGATCATGCCCTGGAGCTTGTCCATAGCGGCCTTGATCTCTTCCTTGGTGCCGTTGTCCTTCTTGGCCTTGATGTCGTCGATAGCAGCCTGGAGCTGGCTCTTGGTATCAGCCGGGAGCTTGTCGCCAAATTCCTTGAGCTGACCTTCAGCCTGGTATGCCATCTGTTCGGCCTGGTTCTTGATGTCCACGAGTTCGCGCTGTTCCTTATCCTTGGCTGCGTTAGCTTCGGCATCCTTGACCATCTTGTTGATTTCGTCTTCAGACAAACCGCTAGA
Coding sequences within it:
- the dnaJ gene encoding molecular chaperone DnaJ; this encodes MAEKRDYYEVLGVGKDASADEIKHAYKKLAIKYHPDKNPGDKEAEEKFKEAAEAYDVLSNPEKRKNYDQFGFNAPGGGFGGGGFGGAGFDINDIFSQFGDIFGGGFGFGGGGRRSSRKAGPPRGNDLQIKVALSYKEIFEGCTKKVRLKRYTPCTECNGKGGTNVKTCDTCHGTGRVRRVSGGFFQMVSESVCPTCSGMGEVIANPCSHCHGEGRVQETEEISIKIPAGVSEGQYLNLRGEGNCGPRGGACGDLLVVIAEKPDDFFSREGDDLHCEVKVPVHKLVLGGTQRIPTISGDEIQIKIAAGTQAGSVLRLRDQGLWPLKKQGDRGSLYVQIGVDIPKDISREEKELYQKLAELRKDKETAQEESFLEKMKNLFK